A single region of the candidate division KSB1 bacterium genome encodes:
- a CDS encoding phosphoribosylaminoimidazolesuccinocarboxamide synthase → MEKRDLLFEGSSKRLYSTDRENLAVLEYTDDFIIQPNGSRTIVPGKGEVNLGIATFLFQYLENYHVPTHFVERIGKNDMLVRRLKMIPIEVVVYNAISSRLAQRFKLEDGHQIDFPIIEYFLKSPRLGNPMINETHALALGYAKPDDMRAMGRMASKANAILKSLFERRGLQLIEFKLEFGMSGENIYIGDEISPDTSRYFDRKRNRRLEREKYIQDLASVEKVYRELYDRLTRAV, encoded by the coding sequence TTGGAGAAAAGGGATCTGCTTTTTGAGGGAAGTTCCAAACGGCTGTACAGTACGGACCGTGAGAACCTTGCCGTTTTGGAATATACCGACGATTTCATCATTCAGCCGAACGGCAGCCGGACGATCGTGCCGGGCAAGGGTGAAGTCAATCTCGGCATCGCGACGTTTCTGTTCCAATATCTCGAGAACTACCATGTGCCGACGCATTTTGTCGAGCGCATCGGAAAGAACGACATGCTGGTGCGGCGGCTGAAGATGATTCCGATCGAGGTCGTCGTTTACAACGCGATCTCCTCACGGCTGGCGCAGCGGTTCAAGCTTGAGGACGGACATCAGATTGACTTCCCGATCATCGAGTATTTTCTGAAGTCCCCGCGACTGGGAAATCCGATGATCAATGAGACGCACGCGCTGGCGCTGGGCTATGCGAAGCCGGACGACATGCGCGCGATGGGCCGCATGGCGTCGAAGGCGAACGCGATCCTGAAGTCGTTGTTCGAGCGTCGGGGCTTGCAGCTGATCGAGTTTAAGCTCGAATTCGGCATGAGCGGCGAGAATATCTATATCGGTGACGAGATCTCGCCCGATACGAGCCGCTATTTCGACCGCAAGCGGAATCGCCGATTGGAGCGGGAAAAGTACATTCAGGACCTCGCGAGCGTGGAGAAGGTTTATCGCGAGTTGTACGATCGCCTGACGCGCGCCGTATAG
- a CDS encoding phosphatidylserine decarboxylase family protein, with translation MRFASEAWPLVMPPLLVGILLIVLSRAVGSANSAIWGAVALVLAVSVLLFFRDPTRTSPGNSRAVVAPADGKVIVAEALADGRQHVAIFLSIFDVHVNRVPYGGTVARIVMQPGKYFHAGSPAAAEGNARCEVETTTDQGTVSWRQVSGLVARKISCRIRAGDAVRTGDRFGLIYFGSRMDVYMPAHARIAVQAGARVYAGATVIAEFPNEEKP, from the coding sequence GTGAGATTTGCCTCTGAGGCCTGGCCGCTGGTCATGCCGCCGCTGCTGGTCGGCATTCTGCTGATCGTGTTGAGTCGCGCCGTCGGCAGCGCGAATTCGGCGATCTGGGGGGCGGTGGCTTTGGTGCTGGCGGTTTCGGTCTTGCTATTCTTCCGTGATCCGACTCGCACGAGTCCGGGGAATTCCCGGGCGGTCGTGGCGCCGGCCGATGGGAAGGTGATCGTCGCGGAGGCACTTGCGGACGGTCGTCAGCATGTGGCGATCTTTCTCTCGATTTTTGACGTGCACGTCAATCGGGTACCTTACGGCGGCACGGTTGCGCGGATCGTCATGCAGCCCGGGAAATATTTCCACGCCGGCAGTCCGGCGGCCGCGGAAGGCAACGCTCGTTGCGAGGTTGAGACGACCACGGATCAAGGCACGGTATCATGGCGACAGGTCTCGGGACTTGTGGCGCGCAAGATATCCTGCCGCATTCGTGCAGGGGATGCCGTCCGCACGGGGGATCGTTTCGGCCTGATCTACTTCGGGTCGCGGATGGACGTGTACATGCCGGCGCATGCTCGGATCGCCGTGCAGGCCGGAGCACGTGTGTACGCCGGCGCGACCGTAATTGCTGAGTTTCCAAATGAGGAGAAGCCATGA
- the pssA gene encoding CDP-diacylglycerol--serine O-phosphatidyltransferase, with the protein MKKWPANIMTAGNLFCGFFAIIAAFDGHPQISAWLILFAAVLDAFDGKAARLFGGGSKFGIQFDSMADMVSFGVAPAALIYAAAFNDLGIAGLIVAFVPALAVAVRLARFNVSTSGGHHDFIGLSSPLHACLIASFVVMSFSRWDAIMDSNVLAGLVLTTCALMISRLPLPGLPRFTLREPGYNLVKVSFLLVCLGFMVINPPQNTFPALAVLVVGAFAVAGAKSIAGRHRGARDGALEDDLDAEPVPVHRGRR; encoded by the coding sequence ATGAAGAAATGGCCTGCCAATATCATGACCGCGGGAAACCTGTTTTGCGGTTTTTTCGCGATCATCGCGGCGTTTGACGGACATCCGCAGATTTCCGCGTGGTTGATACTGTTTGCCGCGGTACTTGACGCCTTTGACGGCAAGGCCGCGCGGCTGTTCGGCGGCGGATCGAAGTTCGGGATTCAATTTGATTCCATGGCCGACATGGTCTCATTTGGCGTCGCACCGGCGGCGCTGATCTACGCCGCGGCGTTCAATGATCTCGGCATTGCCGGGTTGATCGTCGCCTTTGTTCCGGCGCTGGCGGTGGCGGTTCGCCTGGCGCGATTCAACGTTTCCACCTCCGGCGGTCATCACGACTTCATCGGTTTGAGTTCGCCGTTACATGCCTGCCTGATCGCCTCCTTTGTGGTGATGAGTTTCAGTCGTTGGGACGCGATCATGGATTCTAACGTGCTGGCCGGGCTGGTCCTCACGACTTGCGCCCTGATGATCAGTCGACTGCCACTGCCGGGCTTGCCGCGCTTTACTCTGCGTGAGCCGGGCTACAATTTGGTCAAGGTGTCGTTCTTGTTGGTATGCCTGGGCTTCATGGTGATCAACCCGCCGCAGAACACGTTTCCGGCGTTGGCGGTGCTGGTGGTCGGCGCGTTTGCCGTCGCCGGCGCGAAGTCGATTGCCGGGCGCCATCGCGGAGCGCGGGACGGTGCGTTAGAGGATGATCTGGATGCCGAACCGGTTCCCGTGCATCGAGGTCGGCGATGA
- the purS gene encoding phosphoribosylformylglycinamidine synthase subunit PurS gives MKARVYVTYKDGVLDPQGQTVCRFLQSHGEERVRDVRIGKYIEFEVEDRPHDELERMLIDISDKLLANPVIESYRVELP, from the coding sequence ATGAAAGCCAGAGTTTACGTCACGTACAAGGATGGAGTGCTGGATCCGCAGGGGCAGACGGTCTGTCGTTTTCTGCAATCGCACGGTGAAGAGCGAGTTCGCGATGTCCGCATCGGGAAGTACATTGAGTTTGAAGTCGAGGACCGTCCACATGACGAGCTTGAGCGCATGCTGATCGACATCAGCGACAAACTGTTGGCAAATCCCGTCATCGAATCTTACCGGGTCGAGCTGCCGTGA
- the purQ gene encoding phosphoribosylformylglycinamidine synthase subunit PurQ: MTWAVVTFPGSNCDRDSWHALGDVLGFDVKPVFHKTTTLPPCDAVVIPGGFSYGDYLRCGALAKLSPIMPAIRAFADGGGLVVGICNGFQILCEAGLLPGALVRNSHLRFVSRLVSLRVERADTAFTGGYAAGDLIDLPIAHGEGNYVADAATIVELEREHRILFRYTGPVRSDVPDGNPNGSTNAIAGIMNRRGNVMGMMPHPERATDPLISRPDGANVFHSMAAWAGLHPRLQS; the protein is encoded by the coding sequence GTGACTTGGGCAGTGGTTACGTTTCCGGGCTCGAATTGCGACCGCGACTCCTGGCATGCGCTCGGCGACGTGCTTGGTTTTGATGTCAAGCCGGTGTTCCACAAAACGACGACTTTGCCGCCATGTGACGCGGTGGTAATTCCTGGCGGTTTTTCTTACGGCGACTACCTGCGCTGCGGCGCATTGGCCAAACTCTCACCGATTATGCCCGCGATTCGGGCTTTCGCGGACGGCGGCGGACTTGTGGTCGGCATCTGCAATGGCTTTCAGATTCTCTGCGAAGCGGGACTCCTCCCCGGCGCCCTGGTTCGGAATTCGCACTTGCGGTTTGTTTCGCGCTTGGTGAGCCTGCGCGTGGAGCGCGCGGACACGGCATTCACCGGGGGATATGCCGCGGGCGATTTGATCGATCTTCCCATCGCACACGGCGAGGGTAACTACGTCGCCGATGCCGCGACTATCGTTGAATTGGAACGCGAGCATCGCATCTTATTTCGCTACACCGGTCCGGTACGTAGTGACGTACCCGACGGAAATCCCAACGGCAGCACCAATGCCATCGCGGGCATCATGAATCGCCGCGGCAATGTCATGGGCATGATGCCGCATCCGGAACGCGCGACCGATCCGCTGATTTCGCGCCCGGATGGCGCCAACGTGTTTCATTCCATGGCAGCCTGGGCCGGGCTGCACCCGCGTTTGCAATCTTAG
- a CDS encoding twin-arginine translocase TatA/TatE family subunit: MAPTCFIPWQPGPGCTRVCNLRLTLTPGHPVNLGGSELFLVLLVMLLLFGGKRLPELARNLGRGLAEFRRATQSIQRDISSSIDEVARPGTPQQYKPASTETSSPRITPYANPAAEPRPAPEPPRSDS; encoded by the coding sequence ATGGCGCCAACGTGTTTCATTCCATGGCAGCCTGGGCCGGGCTGCACCCGCGTTTGCAATCTTAGGCTCACCCTCACTCCCGGGCACCCCGTGAACCTCGGCGGCTCCGAACTATTCCTTGTATTGCTGGTGATGCTGCTGCTGTTCGGCGGCAAGCGTTTGCCGGAGCTGGCGCGAAACCTCGGGCGCGGACTCGCCGAATTCCGGCGCGCCACGCAGTCGATACAGCGCGACATCAGCTCGTCGATTGATGAGGTCGCGCGACCGGGAACTCCGCAGCAGTACAAGCCAGCTTCCACTGAAACTTCCTCCCCCCGGATCACCCCGTATGCCAACCCCGCTGCCGAGCCACGCCCAGCTCCGGAGCCACCCCGCAGCGATTCCTGA
- the gatA gene encoding Asp-tRNA(Asn)/Glu-tRNA(Gln) amidotransferase subunit GatA, with protein MPTPLPSHAQLRSHPAAIPEAVETSLRLARAGAHLNAFIHLLEERARRQAVEVRDALLRGDDLPLGGWLIAVKDNIAIRGTRLTCASRILDGFESIFTATAIERLERAGAILIGKTNLDEFAMGSSTENSAFGAARHPRCPECVPGGSSGGSAIAVSAGWVHAGLGSDTGGSVRQPAAFCGVVGLKPTYGRVSRYGLVAFGSSLDQISPFTSTCADAQLILREMAGVDERDSSSSPEPVDRDQIHATEVGPRLRVGLAREYFSDALNSEIGARIREVVHQLRERGHTVTEVSLPHTEYAIPVYYILATAEASSNLARFDGVRYGFRHADGGTLLDLYERTRGAGFGPEVRRRIMMGTYVLSEGYYDAYYKKAQRVRRLIVDDFKRAFADVDVVISPTTPTTAFKIGERADDPVAMYLSDVFTVPTNLAGIPAVSVPVGEDSQGLPIGLQIQGPHFAERRILTLGAEIEALGWGAA; from the coding sequence ATGCCAACCCCGCTGCCGAGCCACGCCCAGCTCCGGAGCCACCCCGCAGCGATTCCTGAGGCGGTTGAGACCTCGCTGCGTCTGGCACGGGCGGGAGCACACCTCAACGCGTTTATCCACCTTCTGGAGGAGCGCGCGCGTCGGCAGGCAGTCGAGGTGCGCGATGCCTTGTTGCGGGGTGACGACTTGCCGCTGGGCGGATGGTTGATCGCCGTCAAGGACAATATTGCGATTCGCGGGACGCGCCTTACATGTGCATCAAGAATCCTTGATGGATTCGAGAGTATCTTCACCGCAACCGCAATTGAACGGCTGGAACGTGCCGGTGCGATTCTGATCGGCAAGACGAATCTTGATGAGTTTGCGATGGGGTCATCCACCGAGAATTCTGCTTTCGGAGCGGCGCGGCATCCGCGTTGTCCGGAGTGCGTCCCGGGCGGATCGTCAGGCGGCAGCGCGATCGCTGTGTCAGCCGGTTGGGTGCATGCGGGGCTGGGGAGTGATACGGGCGGCAGCGTTCGCCAACCCGCCGCTTTTTGCGGAGTTGTGGGGCTGAAGCCGACCTATGGCCGTGTGAGTCGCTATGGACTCGTGGCATTTGGATCATCCCTCGATCAGATTTCGCCGTTCACAAGTACGTGTGCCGACGCGCAGTTGATCCTGCGTGAGATGGCAGGCGTTGACGAGAGAGACTCGAGCAGCTCGCCGGAGCCGGTGGACCGCGATCAGATTCATGCGACTGAAGTCGGTCCGCGACTGCGCGTCGGACTCGCGCGGGAGTATTTCTCGGACGCGCTCAACTCGGAGATTGGAGCTCGAATTCGCGAAGTCGTCCACCAGCTTCGCGAGCGCGGGCACACGGTAACCGAGGTCTCGTTACCGCATACGGAGTACGCCATACCGGTTTACTATATTCTGGCGACGGCGGAGGCGAGTTCGAATTTGGCCCGCTTTGACGGGGTTCGCTACGGATTCCGACATGCTGACGGTGGGACCCTGCTCGATCTCTACGAGCGGACCCGCGGGGCGGGGTTTGGACCGGAAGTGCGCCGCCGCATCATGATGGGTACGTATGTGCTTTCCGAAGGCTATTACGACGCCTACTACAAGAAGGCGCAGCGCGTACGGCGGCTGATCGTCGATGATTTCAAGCGGGCGTTTGCCGATGTCGATGTGGTCATCAGTCCGACGACGCCGACGACGGCGTTCAAGATCGGCGAGCGTGCGGACGATCCCGTCGCCATGTATCTGTCCGACGTGTTTACCGTGCCGACGAACCTCGCGGGGATTCCCGCGGTGAGTGTGCCCGTGGGCGAGGACTCGCAGGGCTTGCCGATTGGGTTGCAAATTCAGGGTCCGCACTTCGCGGAGCGGCGGATTCTGACGTTGGGCGCCGAGATCGAAGCGTTGGGTTGGGGCGCGGCATGA
- the gatB gene encoding Asp-tRNA(Asn)/Glu-tRNA(Gln) amidotransferase subunit GatB — protein MSWEVVVGLEIHAQLVTRTKAFCRCPNQYGAAPNTLVCPTCLGMPGALPVLNEEVVSQATKLALALGATVHPHSKFDRKNYFYPDLPKGYQISQYDEPFSTGGFVEFELGGETKRIRVTRAHIEEDAGKSQHLADGTTVVDMNRCGVPLVEIVSEPELRSPAEAGAYVRTVRDWLRAINVCDGNMEQGSLRCDANISVRRAGELDFNERREVKNLNSISNLEQVIVAESEWQIKRYEAGETVKRMTLLWDEGAEIAREMRRKEGSDDYRYFPEPDLPELTLDAQYIEGVRASMWLTPRELKAELMAVHGWNREQVQYLFSSAGHVPYVRELVQDFGADPKSVASFYATVASGIMNERGWSPAEFSQQVPAASFAKVISYQLDRTISFTGASAVIKEIADTGAEPDAIISARGLRQISDRGVLRQIVEQVLEQNPDAVLKHKPGEDKLVKFLVGRVIQATNKSANPAVATELVRELLDSRKAN, from the coding sequence ATGAGTTGGGAAGTTGTCGTCGGTCTCGAGATCCACGCGCAATTGGTCACGCGTACGAAAGCCTTCTGTCGTTGTCCGAATCAGTATGGCGCCGCGCCGAACACGTTGGTGTGTCCGACGTGTCTGGGCATGCCGGGCGCCCTGCCCGTGCTGAATGAGGAGGTGGTGTCGCAGGCGACAAAGCTGGCGCTGGCGCTGGGCGCGACGGTTCACCCGCATTCCAAGTTCGACCGCAAGAACTACTTCTATCCGGACCTGCCGAAGGGCTACCAAATCTCGCAATACGACGAGCCGTTTAGTACCGGTGGATTTGTTGAATTCGAGCTGGGCGGTGAGACAAAGCGCATTCGGGTCACCCGTGCCCACATCGAAGAGGACGCCGGCAAGTCGCAGCATCTTGCGGACGGGACCACGGTGGTGGACATGAATCGCTGCGGAGTTCCGTTGGTCGAGATCGTCAGTGAGCCCGAGCTGAGATCGCCGGCCGAAGCCGGAGCCTATGTGCGGACGGTCCGTGATTGGTTGCGCGCGATCAACGTCTGCGACGGCAACATGGAGCAAGGCTCCCTGCGTTGCGATGCCAACATCTCGGTCCGCCGAGCGGGGGAGCTCGACTTCAATGAGCGACGCGAAGTCAAGAACTTGAATTCGATCTCGAATCTCGAGCAGGTGATTGTCGCAGAGTCCGAGTGGCAGATCAAGCGGTACGAAGCGGGCGAGACCGTGAAGCGGATGACGTTGCTCTGGGACGAGGGAGCGGAAATCGCGCGGGAGATGCGCCGTAAGGAGGGATCTGACGATTACCGCTACTTCCCGGAGCCGGATCTTCCCGAGCTTACGCTTGACGCGCAGTACATTGAGGGCGTACGGGCCAGTATGTGGCTGACGCCGCGCGAGCTTAAAGCGGAGTTGATGGCCGTACACGGGTGGAATCGCGAGCAGGTGCAGTACCTGTTTTCCAGCGCCGGTCATGTACCCTATGTGCGAGAATTAGTGCAGGACTTCGGCGCTGACCCGAAAAGCGTGGCCAGCTTCTACGCGACGGTCGCCTCGGGTATCATGAACGAGCGGGGCTGGTCGCCGGCGGAGTTCAGTCAGCAAGTTCCGGCCGCGAGTTTCGCGAAGGTCATCAGTTACCAACTCGATCGGACGATTTCATTCACCGGCGCGTCGGCGGTAATCAAGGAGATCGCCGATACCGGAGCAGAGCCTGACGCCATCATTAGCGCACGCGGCTTGCGGCAAATCTCGGACCGCGGAGTGCTGCGCCAGATCGTCGAACAGGTGCTGGAGCAGAATCCTGACGCGGTGCTCAAGCACAAGCCCGGCGAGGACAAACTGGTGAAATTCCTTGTCGGGCGGGTGATTCAGGCGACGAACAAGAGCGCGAATCCCGCGGTCGCCACAGAATTAGTACGCGAACTTCTCGATAGCAGGAAGGCGAATTAG